The Acidobacteriota bacterium DNA segment CGAACGGCTCGACTACGACGAGCTCGCGGCGAAGGCACGCGAGCACCGGCCGAGGCTCGTCATCGTCGGCGCGAGCGCGTATCCGCGGGAGATCGACTTCGCCCGGATCGCGGCGGTCGCCACGGAGGTCGGGGCTCTGGTCATGACGGACATGGCCCACATCGCGGGCCTCGTGGCGGCCGGTGTGCACCCGAGCCCGGTACCGCATTCCGACTACGTGACGACCACGACCCACAAGACGCTCCGCGGCCCCCGCGGCGGTCTCATCCTCTCGAGGGCCACCTTCGCGAAGGACATCGACCGCGCGGTGTTCCCTGGCGTGCAGGGCGGGCCGCTCATGCACGTGATCGCCGCAAAGGCGGTGTGCTTCAAGGAGGCGCTCGAGCCCGGCTTCGCCGCGTACCAGCGGCAGGTCGTCGCCAACGCGAGGGCGCTCGCCGCCGCCCTCGCCGACGCCGGCTTCCGCCTCGTCAGCGGCGGTACCGACAACCACCTGATGCTCGTCGACGTCTTCTCGAAGGGCCTCACCGGCAAGCTCGCCGAGGCGGCGCTCGGCAGGGCGGGCATCACCGTGAACAAGAACGCCATCCCGTTCGACACGCACCCGCCGATGGTGGCGAGCGGGATCCGCATCGGCACGCCGGCGGTCACGACGCGGGGCATGCGCGAGACCGAGATGGGCCGCATCGCCGAGTTGATCGCCCGG contains these protein-coding regions:
- a CDS encoding serine hydroxymethyltransferase; this translates as MSQPSSPPLAGVLRTLADTDPEVATAIRDEVRRQNTGLELIASENFVSEAVLRAMGSVMTNKYAEGYPGRRYYGGCEFVDVAESLAISRAKTLFGAEHANVQPHSGAQANMAVYVAHLQPGDTILGMNLAHGGHLTHGHPLNFSGKFYAVVPYGVRADDERLDYDELAAKAREHRPRLVIVGASAYPREIDFARIAAVATEVGALVMTDMAHIAGLVAAGVHPSPVPHSDYVTTTTHKTLRGPRGGLILSRATFAKDIDRAVFPGVQGGPLMHVIAAKAVCFKEALEPGFAAYQRQVVANARALAAALADAGFRLVSGGTDNHLMLVDVFSKGLTGKLAEAALGRAGITVNKNAIPFDTHPPMVASGIRIGTPAVTTRGMRETEMGRIAELIARALAAPEDEAALAMVRAEVETLCRTFPLYPETGA